The following are from one region of the Mustela lutreola isolate mMusLut2 chromosome 7, mMusLut2.pri, whole genome shotgun sequence genome:
- the PRPF39 gene encoding pre-mRNA-processing factor 39 isoform X2, with product MQGLLRFEDQDSARGDQNIAMFYPTSTQMVYRRGLQAIPLSVDLWIHYINFLKETLDPGDPETNSTIRGTFEHAVLAAGTDFRSDRLWEMYINWENEQGNLREVTAIYDRILGIPTQLYSHHFQRFKEHVQNNLPRDLLTGEQFIQLRRELASVNGHSGDDGPPGDDLPSGIEDITDPAKLITEIENMRHRIIEIHQEMFNYNEHEVSKRWTFEEGIKRPYFHVKPLEKAQLKNWKEYLEFEIENGTHERVVVLFERCVISCALYEEFWIKYAKYMENHSIEGVRHVFSRACTIHLPKKPMVHMLWAAFEEQQGNINEARNILRTFEECVLGLAMVRLRRVSLERRHGNMEEAEHLLQDAIKNARSNNESSFYAIKLARHLFKIQKNLPKSRKVLLEAIERDKENTKLYLNLLEMEYSGDLKQNEENILNCFDRAIHGSLPIKMRITFSQRKVEFLEDFGSDVNKLLNAYDEHQTLLKEQDSLKRKAENGSEEPEEKKVHTEDTTSSSTQMIDGDLQANQAAYNYSAWYQYNYQNPWNYGQYYPPPPT from the exons ATGCAGGGACTGCTGCGCTTTGAAGATCAAGACTCTGCACGTGGGGATCAGAACATTGCCATGTTCTATCCAACCTCCACCCAAATG GTGTATCGTCGGGGGCTTCAGGCAATACCTCTTAGTGTTGATCTATGGATACATTATATAAACTTCTTAAAAGAAACATTGGACCCTGGTGATCCTGAGACAAACAGTACAATAAGAGG AACTTTTGAGCACGCTGTTCTAGCTGCAGGAACAGATTTCCGGTCTGACAGACTGTGGGAAATGTATATAAACTGGGAAAATGAACAGGGTAACCTGAGAGAAGTTACAGCTATATATGATCGTATTCTTGGTATTCCAACACAGCTGTATAGTCACCATTTTCAGAG ATTTAAAGAACATGTACAGAATAACTTGCCTAGAGATCTGTTAACTGGCGAACAGTTTATTCAGCTGCGGAGGGAATTAGCTTCTGTAAATGGACATAGTGGTGATGATGGTCCTCCTGGTGATGATCTGCCGTCGGGAATTGAAGACATTACCGATCCAGCAAAG ctgattacagaaatagaaaacatgagaCATAGAATCATTGAAATTCATCAAGAAATGTTTAATTATAATGAGCATGAAGTTAGTAAAAGGTGGACATTTGAAGAAGGt ATTAAAAGACCTTATTTTCATGTGAAACCATTGGAAAAGGCACAActaaaaaactggaaagaatacTTAGAATTTGAAATTGAAAATGGGACTCATGAACGAGTTGTGGTTCTCTTTGAAAGATGTGTCATATCATGTGCCCTCTATGAGGAGTTTTGGATTAAG TATGCCAAGTACATGGAAAATCATAGCATTGAAGGAGTGAGGCATGTCTTCAGCAGAGCTTGCACTATTCATCTCCCAAAGAAACCCATGGTGCATATGCTTTGGGCAGCTTTTGAGGAACAGCAGG GTAATATTAACGAAGCCAGGAATATCTTGAGAACATTTGAAGAATGTGTTCTAGGATTGGCAATGGTTCGTTTGAGAAGAGTAAGTTTAGAGCGACGGCATGGAAATATGGAAGAAGCTGAACATTTGCTTCAGGATGCCATTAAGAATGCCAGATCAAATAATGAATCATCGTTTTATGCTATCAAACTAGCTCGGcatcttttcaaaatacaaaaaaaccttccaaaatcAAGAAAGGTGCTTTTGGAAGCAATCGAAAGAGACAaa GAGAATACAAAGTTATACCTCAATTTACTTGAAATGGAATATAGTGGTGACctcaaacaaaatgaagaaaatatcctAAATTGTTTTGACAGAGCTATACATGGTTCATTACCTATTAAAATGAGAATTACATTTTCTCAGAGAAAAGTGGAATTTCTTGAAGATTTTGGTTCAGATGTTAATAA GCTTCTGAATGCTTATGATGAACATCAAACACTCCTAAAAGAACAggattctttaaaaaggaaagcagaaaatgg ATCAGAAGaaccagaggaaaagaaagttcACACAGAAGATACAACTTCATCATCTACACAGATGATTGATGGTGATTTACAGGCAAATCAAGCTGCGTATAATTATAGTGCCTGGTATCAA tacaATTATCAGAATCCTTGGAATTATGGACAGTATTACCCTCCCCCTCCAACCTGA
- the PRPF39 gene encoding pre-mRNA-processing factor 39 isoform X1, which yields MQNSHMDEYRNSSNGSTGNSSEVVVEQSADFSTEIMNVTEMEQSPDGSPNVNAAAEENEVTNAVDLPVTETEANFPPEYEKFWKTVESNPQDFTGWVYLLQYVEQENHLMAARKAFDKFFIHYPYCYGYWKKYADLEKRHDNIKQSDEVYRRGLQAIPLSVDLWIHYINFLKETLDPGDPETNSTIRGTFEHAVLAAGTDFRSDRLWEMYINWENEQGNLREVTAIYDRILGIPTQLYSHHFQRFKEHVQNNLPRDLLTGEQFIQLRRELASVNGHSGDDGPPGDDLPSGIEDITDPAKLITEIENMRHRIIEIHQEMFNYNEHEVSKRWTFEEGIKRPYFHVKPLEKAQLKNWKEYLEFEIENGTHERVVVLFERCVISCALYEEFWIKYAKYMENHSIEGVRHVFSRACTIHLPKKPMVHMLWAAFEEQQGNINEARNILRTFEECVLGLAMVRLRRVSLERRHGNMEEAEHLLQDAIKNARSNNESSFYAIKLARHLFKIQKNLPKSRKVLLEAIERDKENTKLYLNLLEMEYSGDLKQNEENILNCFDRAIHGSLPIKMRITFSQRKVEFLEDFGSDVNKLLNAYDEHQTLLKEQDSLKRKAENGSEEPEEKKVHTEDTTSSSTQMIDGDLQANQAAYNYSAWYQYNYQNPWNYGQYYPPPPT from the exons ATGCAAAATTCTCACATGGATGAGTACAGAAATTCTAGTAATGGCAGCACAGGCAACAGTTCAGAGGTAGTGGTAGAACAGTCTGCTGATTTCAGTACTGAGATTATGAATGTGACGGAAATGGAACAGTCCCCTGATGGATCTCCTAATGTGAATGCAGctgcagaagaaaatgaagtaacAAATGCTGTGGACCTTCCAGTGACAGAAACAGAAGCAAATTTCCCTCCAGAGtatgaaaaattctggaaaactgTAGAAAGCAATCCTCAGGATTTTACAGGCTGGGTATATTTGCTTCAGTATGTAGAACAGGAG aATCACTTGATGGCTGCCAGGAAAGCGTTTGACAAATTTTTCATACACTATCCATATTGCTATGGTTACTGGAAAAAGTATGCAGACCTTGAAAAGCGGCATGACAACATTAAACAATCAGATGAG GTGTATCGTCGGGGGCTTCAGGCAATACCTCTTAGTGTTGATCTATGGATACATTATATAAACTTCTTAAAAGAAACATTGGACCCTGGTGATCCTGAGACAAACAGTACAATAAGAGG AACTTTTGAGCACGCTGTTCTAGCTGCAGGAACAGATTTCCGGTCTGACAGACTGTGGGAAATGTATATAAACTGGGAAAATGAACAGGGTAACCTGAGAGAAGTTACAGCTATATATGATCGTATTCTTGGTATTCCAACACAGCTGTATAGTCACCATTTTCAGAG ATTTAAAGAACATGTACAGAATAACTTGCCTAGAGATCTGTTAACTGGCGAACAGTTTATTCAGCTGCGGAGGGAATTAGCTTCTGTAAATGGACATAGTGGTGATGATGGTCCTCCTGGTGATGATCTGCCGTCGGGAATTGAAGACATTACCGATCCAGCAAAG ctgattacagaaatagaaaacatgagaCATAGAATCATTGAAATTCATCAAGAAATGTTTAATTATAATGAGCATGAAGTTAGTAAAAGGTGGACATTTGAAGAAGGt ATTAAAAGACCTTATTTTCATGTGAAACCATTGGAAAAGGCACAActaaaaaactggaaagaatacTTAGAATTTGAAATTGAAAATGGGACTCATGAACGAGTTGTGGTTCTCTTTGAAAGATGTGTCATATCATGTGCCCTCTATGAGGAGTTTTGGATTAAG TATGCCAAGTACATGGAAAATCATAGCATTGAAGGAGTGAGGCATGTCTTCAGCAGAGCTTGCACTATTCATCTCCCAAAGAAACCCATGGTGCATATGCTTTGGGCAGCTTTTGAGGAACAGCAGG GTAATATTAACGAAGCCAGGAATATCTTGAGAACATTTGAAGAATGTGTTCTAGGATTGGCAATGGTTCGTTTGAGAAGAGTAAGTTTAGAGCGACGGCATGGAAATATGGAAGAAGCTGAACATTTGCTTCAGGATGCCATTAAGAATGCCAGATCAAATAATGAATCATCGTTTTATGCTATCAAACTAGCTCGGcatcttttcaaaatacaaaaaaaccttccaaaatcAAGAAAGGTGCTTTTGGAAGCAATCGAAAGAGACAaa GAGAATACAAAGTTATACCTCAATTTACTTGAAATGGAATATAGTGGTGACctcaaacaaaatgaagaaaatatcctAAATTGTTTTGACAGAGCTATACATGGTTCATTACCTATTAAAATGAGAATTACATTTTCTCAGAGAAAAGTGGAATTTCTTGAAGATTTTGGTTCAGATGTTAATAA GCTTCTGAATGCTTATGATGAACATCAAACACTCCTAAAAGAACAggattctttaaaaaggaaagcagaaaatgg ATCAGAAGaaccagaggaaaagaaagttcACACAGAAGATACAACTTCATCATCTACACAGATGATTGATGGTGATTTACAGGCAAATCAAGCTGCGTATAATTATAGTGCCTGGTATCAA tacaATTATCAGAATCCTTGGAATTATGGACAGTATTACCCTCCCCCTCCAACCTGA